The following is a genomic window from Phaseolus vulgaris cultivar G19833 chromosome 6, P. vulgaris v2.0, whole genome shotgun sequence.
TAAGTTTCAGTTCAcgaaagaatgaaaaaaaaaatattattatttgagaagaaaaaatgaaatagattaaaacacttattatttcagttaaaataaaaaataatagtccTATCATAAACcatcataataaatatttcctatgttatttttaattttaactgtgataataaactttataattattaaaaaaaatactatcatTAAACTATCAAGTCATTATTTTTTTCCACTATTGTTGGTAACCTATTGAgttggaaaataaaaataaaattgaatgaaGGAGTGTTGGTCCATGGTGAGTGGTCCATGAGTAAGAAGTGAATGAATTTTACAATATGGTGTGTGTTTTTGCTTCCAACTACCATCCGACAACTTTGGGTGTCCCAAGTTTTGGAGTTTTGGTTTGTAGTATACATCACTTCTTAAATTCTCTTATGGTCCCTTTCTCCATATCTCCCTAATATATTTTCTTCTCCATTATCTTCTTGCAATCACTCACACTATTCCActaaaaaattagaataaatttttGGATAAAAAGTactttaattgttttttctattttttaaattctactaattgttttttctattttttaaattctactaatgataataaaaaattatgaatctaactattaattaataaacaCGATGAAGTTGTACATTAATGTTTAATAAGTAATGTACTTATAACAAAATTTAACtataataagataaataaaatatttgtattggAGAGATGTTATGTAAGAGAATGCATTATGCATTTTTCCTACATTTTTGCTACCCAAATTTAACTTTTTCATTTTACTCATTCCGTACAGGAAACTTACTCTAATAAATAgacttagtttttttttgtgaaatGTGCATTTCTTTGTTATTAAATATACAATCAAGACTAAGAGGATAGAATTAGATCTGCTTATGCATACAAGTTAAATATTCTTAACATGTATGAatattgatattataatttattaattatattattaaaaattaaaaatatatatatttattatattttattttgaaaacatatattattataattatattttaatatatttgtatatgtaaataacttaaaatacataaacaattgttataaaaaatctatacctatataggGGATTTTCTACTATAACAGTTTTTCGGTGAACATTGCCTTTTTTCCGATTAtatccttatttaatatatttcattttattaatacaatagagtattttatcatttcatatgaatgacttaaaaaataaaattattttttaattttttaaattaatattaatgtataatttttatataactcTCCACTCTTTCCTTAATTCCTTATTTTAAAGCAACCACAAAAAAAAAGAGCATACTCTCGCACATTTTCACACAAAATCTcacatcaaataaaataaccttCATTTTCAATCACTCTCTGCATTCCATTTTTATGCATGTTAACTTTTTATTATCGTAAAAATTGAGTAAAAGAGGAAAAATGTGAATCCAGATGCGCTTGTGTTTccgtaatattaataatgaacaTGTGTAAGTTACATataaatcttttatatttttaatttatttcaccaatcttaaataatgaaatatttttttttttaatttgaaattactGAAGTTTGAATCAGAGTACCTATTTGTATTTTTGAAGGATATATACTTGAGTCATCAGAAATAtgaaaatcatatttattataattactttaataaatataattataaaattataaacaaaaatatttatgtttagggaagaaatattttttatacataatataCTTGTGCCATTGGCTCATAAAATATATACTTGGGTCATCAATTTTAATACTCAATTAGGAATCCTCTTAATTCTAGCTACtttaacaaatataattgtatttttataaattatatatatatatatatatatatatatatatatatatatatatatatatatatatatatatatatatatatgaaatacaaaacaaaatcaaaggTATGTGTGAGATTGCGTAATTTtaaacactatctttttcctttttcactcttttaattaaatattatcaatattatatattttttctcatGTAGATCTCTATTTGAGGCACTAATCTGAAATTCAataaaagattttatttttctcatccTCAACTATCTTTTTTATAACTTTCATCCCAACACTAGAttgggaaaaaaattaaaattcaagaAATAAAATCAGTGTAAAATGGGAATGTTGGGttgttttttaagtttttgttgCCGCAAAAGGAACCAATAGGtgatttatagaaaaaaaattatttgtacaAATTCAATCCAATGGAATACATGCATTGGTCTCTTAGATTTAAGGGACAAGAATTGAcctaatatttttgtttcaattttttttcttggccGATGTAATAATTAAGTATCTTCTTTTACCAAGAAGATATCTTCTTTCAATACCAGGTCACAAATAAATAGCAGAATCAACCAGGGTAACCACCATTACTCACTGTAACACATTCTTTGATTCTCTGCACCCACAATCACAATGGCCAAGAACATAGAAAAAACTACAgtggtttttttagaaaaagaagatgaagaagaaccCGCCGAAGAATGGTGTTTTGGATGCAAGGATGGTGGGCAAATGATCATCTGTGATCACCCGTGAgtctttcattttattttcttttagttcAGTGTTAGTTGATCAATGGGTGTTAGTGaacatttttgtttattattttttcaggAATTGTGGGAAAGTTTATCACCCTGATTGTGTTGGAAAGGATGCAGCTTTTTTTGACATTGTAAAATCTTGGTTTTGTGGTAAGTTTATTAGATTTATGAGTAATGTATTACCTGCCTTATGCATGCAACATATGTATTATTCTCCGATGTTCTGTCCGAAGACAATCCAGtgataaaaaatacaaaagtaaCATGTTTTGCATGCATtgaaatctttattttttatctataatatgGGGAGGGGATAGATTTTATTCTTCTACATTTTCCCTTTTCACTGGatattttgaaactttttaGTAAATATTCTCTTTTGGGAAGTGATAAAGTGTAGTGGGAGGTTTAAGCAAATAAAGTTGAAAATATgttgatttgttttttttttatatattttcaggTAGACATGCTTGTTTCCAATGCAATGAACCTTCAAAGTTTTATTGCCTTGCTTGTCCAATTGGTGTGTGCAGAAAATGCTTTGCCGCCTCAGAAGAATTTACTGTTGTTAGAGGGGTAAAAGGCTTATGCATGGACTGTTGGAAGCTAATGGAGATTGTGGAACAAAATTTAGACCATGATTCAAATGGGGTAAGTTTGATAATGAAATTTTGAATAGTTCTTAACAATTCACTTGCTTGATATGTGACCAGATGTTCCTTGCTGTCAAAAAGCTAACACATTCATGAAAATAGCTAGTTTAACAGTTGAATATTGGAAGGATCCTAAATTATGTGGCAAATTTGGTTTCCTTGTTACCATAGCTGCTCTTATTATAACTATAGTTGGTCTCCTTTTTTTATCAGAACAGCAATACTGGTTTAAAGGTTTAAACAGGCTAGTAGTACTAGTTGGTGTCATATTATACACGTATTGCTTATCCCTTTTCTTTGTATGTTCTTATTGACCTTGAAAACTTGTTTGCTTATTGCAGAACAAAATAGCCTTGAATGACAGGGAAACATACGAATGCCTATTCAAGGAATATTGGGAAATTATTAAGGCTAAAGAAAGATTGACCAGGGAGGACGTTTTTTCTGCACAGCCAGATTTCAGAACTTGTAAACCTTttcaatatcataaaaaaaataggacAGGTGAAGAGGAAGAAGTACAAAATGAGCTAAAAGAAGGATTGACAAGTGATGATATTTTTTCTGCAAGCCTGGGCTACAAAAAGTTTGAACCTTTATTACATCATAAAAAAGTTAGTAAAACTGAAGAAGAAGTACAGAATGAGGTAAAAGAAGGATTGACTGGTGATGATACTTTTGCTGCACAGACTGGCTTCAAAAAGTTTAAAGGTTTTCTGCACCATAAAAAAATTAGCaaagtagaagaagaagaaagtgaagaagaagaaagtgaagaagaagaaggagaagcagaagaaagtgaagaagaagaagaagaagaagaagaagaaagtgaagaagaagaaaatgatttGAGGTCATGGACTAGTGATGAAGATAGTAAGTCAGCTCTTCAGTCAGCCAAACGGAAAAGGAGCAATTCAGAGGAGTTTGTGGGATGGGGATCAAAACCTCTCATTAGCTTCCTTGCATCCATTGGGAAACATGAAACTGAACCATTAACCAAATGGGCTGTCAATTCTCTCATACATGAATACATCAATGAGAAAAGTCTTGACCACCCTAGAGACAAGGGGAAGTTCCTCCCTGATGAAAGGTTGTTTCCTGTGTTTAGAAAGAAAGTTGTCTCAAAAAGGGATATATATTATCTACTTGGGTTTCACTTTGCCAAGAAAATGGATGATCCATCTGAGGATAAAAACAATGTTCAAATCAGTAACAGTTCACTGGACAAGCATCCCAATGCTAAGAAAATATGTGGAAGCAGATTGTCAAGCTTAATTGGAAAACCTCCATTGAGAAAGGgggattattttataaagcATAGCCAATTTGCATCCATTAATGCCTATAATATAAAGCTCATTTATCTAAAACGAAGTTTGGTGCTAGAGTTATCAAAACAGCCTGAAAGCTTTTTGGGTAAGATTGTTGGAACTTTTGTCCGAGCTAGAATAGATTCCAATGATTCTAGACAAGGGAAGTCTTACCATCTGGTGAGAGTTTTAGGTAATAAATTTCATACAGATCTGATACTTTGTGCTCACTACTTtcattctttctttttattgGGTTACTTTATATTTGTTCATGTGACTTTACTCTCTTGTATCTTAATTCTTACATGATTGACAGTTTCTCTTGGTTAACTTTTAGGTGTTGAATTTGATGAAATGCCAAATAGAATTCTCTTGCAAGTTTCCATAATGCCTAAGGCCATTCCCATTTCAGAGCTATCCGATGAAGATTTCACAGAGGTACTTGCACTGAGCCTGTCATTATTTTCATGGAATCAACTATAAACATTTAATTGGAAAGACATCTTTCCAAATTTCCATtggaaattatttgatttttacaTTCTTCTCATCTCCTGGAATACATTACTTACCAATTGTGTTATTTTGCTTACAGCAAGAATGTGAGGATTTGCAGCAAAAAGTGAAAACCAGCTTGCTCCCAAAATTAACTGTTGTAAGTTATTTGATACATAAAGAACAAATGCTTTATCTGTCGAAAGATGACTATCGGAAAAATAGTTTAATTGGAACCATATTTGTACTGCATATTCTTGTCTTAGTTTTTGTATGTGTAGTTTATAAGCCATTCCCCGAATGTATCTTTTCATAGCTTAGAAAATGGTAGTTTCTTTCCATGAATATATTGCAACTCACAATTATAACTACTTTGTCTTTATTCCACTGGCAATTGACAGGCTGAGCTTCAAGAAAAGGCTGAAAGTCTTCACGAAGATATAACAAAACATGTATGCATTCCTGACTCTGCCATGCCAACATTTATCTTTGTTCGTCTTCTGGTTTCAAAATATATGATCAATAACTAATTTAGATGCATTTTCTGGATTCTATCAATAGAATATAATTACATCAAAAACAGTTGCCAAACTCATGGTTTCACCTTCTACTCATCTAACTCTATTTTGCTAATATCATGTTAAGATATGTAACTATTTATGTGTTGTCAACCAGCTAAGCTGTTTATTTTGTTGATTCATGAGTTTTTACAACCTGTAGGTCACAATGAGTCTTGTCACTCTTGTTTATCAATAAAATGGTTTATTTCACACACGCTAAAAATAGACATATACATGCATCATTTTCATTCCAGACCCAAAATACTCCTGTACCAAAGAGCTGGCAGGAGATATATGTTACGCTTGCAACAAAACTGTACTTGTGTGGTTCACTTTCTTCTACTTTTATGTAATATGGTTTAGTATTTGATGAATTAGCTGTTTGCAAAATGCCATATATTATTGTTCTTGACCATCCTCACTCTATGTTTATGTTTTTGTTAGAGCATCACAACTCGCCTTGTCCATTTGCAAAATCAAATTGACCGAGCAAATCTTAGAGGACGAACTAGAGAATAtccttttatattttacatGGAAGTTAATGATCATATGAATTCATTCTAGCATGACATTCCTACTTTCTTGCTGAGTACCAAAAATGATTGATACATGATACATTATGATGCTATGTTATGCTCCTAAGATACTATCATTGTTTAGTTTGACATTGAATCCATGTGAAAAATTGAAAccattcaaaatacaaaaaatttagAAGAATGATAGTTTGTATCTCCTTAACTCCTAAGATACTATCATTGTTTAGTTTGACATTGAATCCATGTGAAAAATTGAAAccattcaaaatacaaaaaatttagAAGAATGATAGTTTGTATCTCCTTAACTGCTTTTGCTATACAAAAATTGCATTACTTGAGGAAAGAGAACGACTTGAACAATCATGGAAGCAAGAACAACTCTTAAAGAGCGTACCTTCAGTTCGTGCAGAGCTGATTGAATCAAAATGTGGTGATTCTGAAGATGAACAAGATACAAATACACAGCTCTAGTGATTCCCCATTCTTATGGTAAGTTTTTGAGATGGACTCAGTTTCAGACTTTGCTTTTTACTGTTAGTAAGTTTTTAAAGTAACAGAGGAACAATATTTTATATCTCTGATCTTATATCAGAATTCCAGTGTCTGCATTTTAATCTGTTAATGTTATTTTGGATTTGTACGATGGATGATAATACTGAATAGAATCAGATGATATGCCATAGTGTAGGAAGATAATTTATCATCATGAGTGCATTTTTCATACATTGAATAATGAATTTggttgataaaaatatatatctttgtgaatgtttataaaaaaatcagagGATAATGTGATcttactaaaatatttaattatcacTGTATTAAATTTGGTAAGagaaatatgatatttttagtataatttttatttttatttgaaaaatctaGATTCTCTTCCACAAATAAATCTCATACTAAGTTCACcaacactaaaaaaaaagttggcCAAGATGATGAATGCTTTCAGAATTTTGTGTTGAAATAAGATATGGTTGCGGTTTTGAGCATGATATTTGGTGgcaataattgaaaaaaaagtgaTTTGCAACTACACAAGTCTCAACTCAACTGCTATATATCTTTATCTTAAATAGAAAGTCAACCAACTTTAAGCATTTATTTGTAAACGGAAAGGTATTATTTATCCAATTTGCACAACTTGAGGAGTCTAAACACTTACAATGATGCACTTTTTTACTTAGatgaagataaaatataaaaaggagaaatattgaaaattatacATCTTTTTTTTCATAAGTGATAGTGAGAAAAGAACTttgaagtattttttatttattttaaatttagttttaaaaaatatctctcttcccatttttttttgtgttttgtgaAGAAGTGGAAGGAAGTAAATGCCTCTAATTTTTTTCAATCATAAGGTATGTAGCACAGACGTTGACATGATACGGACACAGAGAtatgtataatctctaaaatgtaatgtaaatgtaggacacggacacacatttatatattatataattatgaattatataaattgataataaatatttatgtgcacaagtacgtttcagatttttttgggaacaagaagatatttttcattattggttcaaaagaatttgttccttatttttataatcataataaaaaattatataataaatttgagtttttaaaaattgtgtt
Proteins encoded in this region:
- the LOC137831825 gene encoding uncharacterized protein At5g08430-like isoform X2, giving the protein MDCWKLMEIVEQNLDHDSNGNKIALNDRETYECLFKEYWEIIKAKERLTREDVFSAQPDFRTCKPFQYHKKNRTGEEEEVQNELKEGLTSDDIFSASLGYKKFEPLLHHKKVSKTEEEVQNEVKEGLTGDDTFAAQTGFKKFKGFLHHKKISKVEEEESEEEESEEEEGEAEESEEEEEEEEEESEEEENDLRSWTSDEDSKSALQSAKRKRSNSEEFVGWGSKPLISFLASIGKHETEPLTKWAVNSLIHEYINEKSLDHPRDKGKFLPDERLFPVFRKKVVSKRDIYYLLGFHFAKKMDDPSEDKNNVQISNSSLDKHPNAKKICGSRLSSLIGKPPLRKGDYFIKHSQFASINAYNIKLIYLKRSLVLELSKQPESFLGKIVGTFVRARIDSNDSRQGKSYHLVRVLGVEFDEMPNRILLQVSIMPKAIPISELSDEDFTEQECEDLQQKVKTSLLPKLTVAELQEKAESLHEDITKHSITTRLVHLQNQIDRANLRGRTREKIALLEERERLEQSWKQEQLLKSVPSVRAELIESKCGDSEDEQDTNTQL
- the LOC137831825 gene encoding zinc finger CCCH domain-containing protein 19-like isoform X1 gives rise to the protein MAKNIEKTTVVFLEKEDEEEPAEEWCFGCKDGGQMIICDHPNCGKVYHPDCVGKDAAFFDIVKSWFCGRHACFQCNEPSKFYCLACPIGVCRKCFAASEEFTVVRGVKGLCMDCWKLMEIVEQNLDHDSNGNKIALNDRETYECLFKEYWEIIKAKERLTREDVFSAQPDFRTCKPFQYHKKNRTGEEEEVQNELKEGLTSDDIFSASLGYKKFEPLLHHKKVSKTEEEVQNEVKEGLTGDDTFAAQTGFKKFKGFLHHKKISKVEEEESEEEESEEEEGEAEESEEEEEEEEEESEEEENDLRSWTSDEDSKSALQSAKRKRSNSEEFVGWGSKPLISFLASIGKHETEPLTKWAVNSLIHEYINEKSLDHPRDKGKFLPDERLFPVFRKKVVSKRDIYYLLGFHFAKKMDDPSEDKNNVQISNSSLDKHPNAKKICGSRLSSLIGKPPLRKGDYFIKHSQFASINAYNIKLIYLKRSLVLELSKQPESFLGKIVGTFVRARIDSNDSRQGKSYHLVRVLGVEFDEMPNRILLQVSIMPKAIPISELSDEDFTEQECEDLQQKVKTSLLPKLTVAELQEKAESLHEDITKHSITTRLVHLQNQIDRANLRGRTREKIALLEERERLEQSWKQEQLLKSVPSVRAELIESKCGDSEDEQDTNTQL